The following proteins come from a genomic window of Candidatus Obscuribacter sp.:
- a CDS encoding DSD1 family PLP-dependent enzyme, producing the protein MLAIRGRSVVSGKVGDSVDELDTPCLVVDLSAVEDNIARLMARLGSTGKSVRPHLKTVKSPQLAKMLIEAGAKGCCVAKVSEAEVMAHAGITDLLITSEIVGAPKIKRLLALVYNYPEIKVVVDSKYGAEALDTAVKASALPIRLKVLIEINVGQNRCGVAPGEQALELARYIASLTNLQLVGLQGYEGHLQHLERTARQSQCRESMQKLCDTVRQIRAAGIALAIVTTGGTGTSEICAEFAEVTEVQPGSFVFMDVAYRNAIGSIYTNALTVYATVISRPVPERAVIDAGLKSLSNDMGNAELRGCPSVSYRPGGDEHGILNCTADNQALTIGSRVEMIPSHIDTTVNLFDDYYVVRNGLIAAIWPILARGKVQ; encoded by the coding sequence TTGCTGGCAATAAGAGGTCGGTCCGTTGTATCAGGTAAAGTTGGCGATAGTGTCGATGAGCTAGACACGCCCTGTCTAGTTGTTGATTTATCAGCTGTTGAAGACAATATTGCCAGACTGATGGCGCGCCTTGGCAGTACTGGCAAGTCTGTTCGCCCACATCTCAAGACAGTCAAGTCTCCCCAACTCGCAAAGATGTTAATCGAAGCCGGGGCAAAAGGCTGTTGCGTGGCAAAAGTCAGCGAAGCGGAAGTAATGGCGCATGCTGGTATAACGGATTTACTCATTACCAGTGAAATAGTCGGAGCGCCAAAAATAAAGCGTTTGCTTGCACTTGTCTATAACTATCCTGAAATCAAGGTGGTGGTAGACAGTAAGTATGGTGCTGAGGCTCTTGATACAGCTGTTAAAGCAAGTGCACTGCCGATAAGGCTCAAGGTACTAATCGAAATCAATGTCGGACAAAACCGTTGTGGCGTTGCTCCGGGGGAGCAAGCACTGGAGCTTGCCCGCTATATTGCATCACTGACTAACTTGCAATTGGTGGGTCTACAGGGTTATGAGGGACATCTGCAACATCTAGAGCGGACCGCACGCCAGAGCCAGTGTAGAGAGTCTATGCAAAAGCTTTGTGATACTGTCAGGCAAATCAGGGCGGCAGGTATTGCACTGGCAATTGTCACCACTGGTGGTACTGGCACAAGCGAAATCTGTGCTGAATTTGCTGAGGTTACTGAAGTCCAGCCTGGTAGCTTTGTCTTTATGGATGTGGCTTACCGCAATGCTATTGGGTCAATTTATACTAATGCCCTGACAGTGTATGCCACTGTTATAAGCCGTCCCGTGCCAGAGCGTGCTGTGATTGATGCTGGACTTAAATCTCTATCCAATGATATGGGTAATGCCGAACTTAGAGGCTGTCCGTCTGTGAGTTATCGTCCTGGCGGAGATGAGCACGGAATTCTCAACTGTACCGCCGACAATCAAGCTCTCACTATTGGCTCAAGAGTGGAGATGATACCAAGCCATATCGATACTACAGTCAATTTATTTGACGACTATTATGTTGTACGCAACGGTCTTATCGCCGCAATCTGGCCTATCCTTGCTCGCGGTAAGGTGCAATAA
- a CDS encoding amino acid permease yields the protein MSLLTTLMRRTTDDDFGTVQDMPKHLGWLMLTALGIGATIGAGIFSMPGIIAGKAGPAGILSFIITGVVILIVAICYEKFAAKVPHGVSAYSYVYYSIGEVMAWIVAFGLFLEYSFGASAVSIAWGEYFKNATGIKIDPFWCGPVITDGQFHFGVNIVAIGVILLVSAILILGGVAKSAKLNFFLVILKLTLLTMFLAFGIRHVNPANWFPFMPHGFEGVMKGAATAVFPYVGFDALYTFARESKSLKDTRLATYWCVGIVAFLYISVMAVATGLAPCMIDGHDNALFVGSEAAAPLAKLLDSVGEGWTARFISLGAVLGIFNVLLVFCMGGPRIFKNMAEDGLLPPVFEKTVKGNPILGIVLNGLIVAGIAGFVPFSSIADMMVLGTLVAFVLVCIGAMRLKLVNPVIAITGAVSCTVLAFNLEPMVLTVYSCTLPAGLLIYACYGYHHSKLGKARKTKALQMQES from the coding sequence ATGTCCCTGTTGACAACACTGATGCGTCGTACAACTGATGATGATTTTGGCACTGTCCAGGACATGCCTAAACATCTTGGATGGCTCATGCTGACAGCCTTAGGCATCGGCGCCACCATCGGAGCTGGTATCTTCAGTATGCCCGGTATCATCGCCGGCAAGGCTGGTCCAGCCGGTATCCTCTCTTTTATCATCACTGGTGTGGTGATATTGATTGTCGCTATTTGCTACGAAAAATTTGCCGCTAAAGTGCCTCACGGTGTGTCGGCATATAGCTATGTTTATTATTCGATTGGCGAAGTAATGGCATGGATTGTCGCTTTTGGTTTGTTCCTCGAATATAGCTTTGGTGCTTCTGCTGTATCGATTGCCTGGGGTGAGTATTTTAAAAATGCCACTGGGATCAAAATCGATCCTTTCTGGTGTGGTCCTGTCATTACTGATGGACAGTTTCACTTTGGTGTAAACATCGTCGCTATAGGTGTGATCCTGTTGGTCTCGGCCATTTTGATTTTGGGTGGTGTGGCTAAATCAGCTAAGCTCAATTTCTTCCTTGTCATTTTAAAACTGACACTTTTGACTATGTTTCTCGCTTTTGGTATCAGACACGTCAATCCTGCTAACTGGTTTCCCTTTATGCCTCATGGTTTTGAAGGCGTGATGAAAGGTGCTGCTACAGCCGTTTTTCCTTATGTGGGCTTTGATGCACTTTATACATTTGCAAGAGAATCTAAAAGTCTCAAAGATACAAGACTGGCTACTTACTGGTGTGTTGGCATTGTTGCCTTCCTCTATATCTCGGTCATGGCTGTGGCTACCGGCCTTGCTCCTTGCATGATTGATGGTCACGACAACGCACTCTTTGTCGGTAGTGAAGCCGCTGCTCCGCTAGCCAAACTGCTCGATAGTGTGGGCGAAGGTTGGACTGCTCGCTTTATATCCCTTGGTGCTGTACTCGGTATTTTCAATGTACTGCTGGTGTTTTGTATGGGCGGTCCTCGCATCTTTAAAAACATGGCAGAAGACGGTTTGCTCCCTCCAGTATTTGAAAAGACAGTCAAAGGCAATCCCATACTAGGTATTGTTTTGAATGGCTTGATAGTGGCCGGTATCGCTGGCTTTGTGCCTTTTAGCAGTATCGCCGACATGATGGTACTGGGTACACTTGTTGCCTTTGTACTGGTTTGTATCGGTGCCATGAGACTCAAACTGGTTAATCCAGTAATTGCCATTACTGGTGCAGTATCCTGCACAGTGCTGGCCTTTAATCTGGAGCCCATGGTGTTGACTGTATACAGTTGCACTCTGCCGGCTGGTCTATTGATTTATGCCTGCTACGGCTATCACCACAGTAAACTCGGCAAAGCCCGCAAGACAAAAGCCCTCCAGATGCAGGAGAGCTAA
- a CDS encoding AI-2E family transporter, whose translation MFKVLFVLLLFWFLYFIREVFPPFIVGGIIAYLLLPLVNQASATFKIRPGLAVAIIYVLALALIIGASGWFGHSIIEQFTALAAQRKEIITNLVQQLSQGFNWQLDVERTAEELTASIEQNIGSPEEIVHLGGLLSKSLLSVLVCVVSSIYLIIDSRSVGNFCLRFIPVEKHETVKKLSSQMNTMLSRYVRGQLFLVMLMSAVAYGILHFWLHIKYSLLIAILSGFLEIIPVLGPFFAITIATIVGVADKGVDVAIFIILGFWVARLVEDYVIVPRFIGHAVKLHPLAIIFAVLCGEVMAGALGMLIAIPVAASIKEIIDFLYPAPGKESSIDVTKSDTPESVSDKIAQAVADQESKSNTEQDKDQ comes from the coding sequence ATGTTCAAGGTATTATTTGTCCTTCTGCTCTTCTGGTTTCTCTACTTTATTCGTGAGGTTTTTCCTCCTTTTATCGTAGGTGGCATCATTGCGTACTTGCTACTGCCACTGGTCAATCAGGCCAGTGCCACCTTTAAGATCAGACCAGGACTGGCTGTCGCTATCATATATGTACTGGCTCTGGCTCTAATTATCGGAGCCAGCGGCTGGTTTGGCCACTCCATTATCGAGCAATTTACAGCTCTAGCTGCCCAGCGCAAAGAGATAATCACCAATCTGGTGCAACAACTCTCCCAGGGCTTTAACTGGCAGTTAGATGTCGAGCGCACAGCCGAAGAGCTCACAGCCAGCATCGAACAAAATATCGGCTCCCCTGAAGAAATCGTGCACCTGGGCGGACTGTTATCTAAGAGCTTGCTCTCCGTTTTGGTCTGCGTAGTTTCATCTATCTATCTCATTATCGACAGTCGCAGTGTAGGTAATTTTTGTCTGCGTTTTATCCCTGTCGAAAAACACGAGACAGTTAAAAAATTATCCTCACAGATGAACACTATGCTCAGTCGCTATGTACGCGGGCAGCTCTTTCTTGTGATGCTGATGTCAGCGGTTGCCTATGGCATTTTGCACTTCTGGCTGCATATCAAATACTCACTGTTGATAGCAATTTTGAGTGGCTTCTTAGAGATCATTCCTGTCCTGGGTCCATTTTTTGCCATCACTATTGCCACTATCGTCGGTGTCGCCGATAAAGGTGTGGATGTTGCCATCTTTATCATCCTGGGCTTTTGGGTAGCTCGACTGGTCGAAGATTACGTCATCGTGCCACGCTTTATCGGGCACGCTGTCAAACTGCATCCACTAGCAATTATCTTTGCTGTACTCTGTGGTGAGGTCATGGCAGGCGCTCTCGGTATGCTGATAGCAATACCAGTGGCGGCTTCTATCAAAGAAATCATCGACTTCCTCTATCCAGCGCCAGGCAAAGAAAGCAGTATCGATGTGACCAAAAGCGATACTCCTGAAAGTGTCTCCGACAAAATTGCCCAGGCAGTGGCAGATCAAGAGAGCAAATCAAACACTGAGCAAGACAAAGACCAGTAA
- a CDS encoding tetratricopeptide repeat protein produces the protein MRLYKSGILTAISLALMAQVNCQASEPLPIAKSETAQSEQKSTLAPWEQLMEKSTEAHNKNQFDSALSLARQALKILQDGGKRDRDLTFVMETVGLFTYEKGNYKEADEIIERAMEINIALSGRKSRVVVNNLNMLGRIKRHEKDLPEAKKLTQEAITIASQLKDNGTPDEATLTHNLGRIYQEENDFEHAKECYLKAIELTEKAGKTNTDAYVTYKQNLGTLYLKNGNLDKAKELMDSSLKLKESLGHANDKNTAFIKGNLAQVAIKQGDTERAKELYKGAIGILAKGVDPNKQHLAKFMDAYGDLLDDINNPQTKTTKTVSKAITDRDLGENVTFEQIKNEPYLPPLNFKPSIIKLLVKKNPENLLTDFKSDPIEAAKQIKNAPLFVFAYLSMITKHLENGTRPTFISPDEWNITVEKWKKERANENNLRRDNSALLYSIHPELGMAEVERIQRRNELRAKVTNLLNNNPKNATNSNTRGQALIPDAVLQSAIASSQDGLKAYNLHNTQITFPKSWMIQTKENSITASILSGAITSSLSVQKFDSEQNLDEYIAGLKSGLAKGLGIGLNEIKTSNVGEGKLGNLKCKQSTYTFDLVFTHSMEISILSKDKTIYCLILTRPEQVTTKVQPIFSAIKDSVVIK, from the coding sequence ATGCGCCTTTATAAATCCGGGATACTGACTGCTATCAGTCTGGCGCTAATGGCGCAGGTCAATTGTCAGGCATCTGAGCCACTGCCAATTGCCAAATCTGAAACAGCCCAGTCAGAGCAAAAGTCCACACTGGCTCCCTGGGAGCAGCTGATGGAAAAGTCCACAGAAGCCCATAACAAAAATCAATTTGACTCAGCGCTCAGTCTAGCCAGACAGGCACTAAAGATTTTGCAAGATGGCGGCAAACGTGACCGCGATTTGACATTTGTGATGGAGACTGTCGGTCTCTTTACCTATGAAAAGGGCAATTACAAAGAAGCAGACGAAATCATTGAACGCGCGATGGAAATCAATATCGCGCTCTCAGGTCGCAAAAGCAGAGTAGTCGTAAACAACCTCAATATGCTCGGTCGCATCAAACGACACGAAAAAGACTTGCCCGAAGCAAAAAAGCTAACTCAGGAAGCAATTACCATTGCCTCTCAGTTAAAGGACAACGGCACTCCTGACGAAGCCACTCTCACTCATAATCTCGGTCGTATCTATCAGGAAGAAAACGACTTTGAACATGCCAAAGAATGTTATTTAAAAGCAATCGAGCTGACAGAAAAAGCCGGCAAAACAAATACAGACGCTTATGTAACCTACAAACAAAACCTGGGCACACTCTATCTCAAAAATGGCAACTTAGACAAAGCAAAAGAGCTGATGGATAGTAGTCTTAAGCTCAAAGAATCGCTGGGTCATGCAAATGATAAAAACACTGCATTTATTAAAGGCAATCTGGCTCAAGTCGCAATCAAGCAAGGCGACACCGAAAGAGCCAAAGAACTCTACAAAGGCGCCATCGGTATTCTCGCCAAAGGTGTAGACCCCAACAAGCAGCATCTGGCCAAGTTTATGGATGCATACGGCGACTTGTTAGATGACATCAATAACCCCCAGACAAAAACCACTAAAACAGTTTCTAAGGCCATAACTGATAGAGACCTGGGCGAAAACGTCACCTTTGAACAAATCAAAAACGAGCCCTATTTACCACCACTCAACTTCAAGCCTTCCATAATCAAGCTTTTGGTCAAAAAAAATCCAGAAAATCTGCTCACTGATTTTAAGAGTGACCCAATTGAAGCAGCAAAACAAATCAAAAACGCGCCGCTTTTTGTGTTTGCCTACCTATCTATGATTACTAAGCATCTAGAAAACGGCACCCGTCCAACGTTTATCAGTCCAGACGAATGGAATATCACAGTAGAGAAATGGAAAAAAGAACGCGCAAACGAAAACAACTTGCGTCGTGACAACTCGGCACTACTTTATTCCATTCATCCTGAGTTAGGCATGGCAGAAGTAGAGCGGATACAGCGCAGAAACGAACTGAGAGCTAAAGTCACAAATCTACTCAATAACAACCCTAAAAACGCCACTAACAGCAACACCAGGGGTCAAGCGCTGATACCGGATGCGGTATTACAAAGTGCCATCGCTAGCAGCCAAGATGGACTAAAAGCCTACAATCTACACAATACCCAAATTACCTTTCCAAAATCTTGGATGATACAAACAAAAGAGAACTCAATTACAGCAAGCATACTGAGCGGCGCTATAACTAGCTCTCTTTCGGTGCAAAAGTTTGATAGCGAGCAAAACCTGGATGAATATATCGCCGGACTAAAAAGCGGTCTGGCAAAAGGTCTTGGTATTGGCTTAAACGAAATCAAAACATCAAACGTCGGCGAAGGTAAACTGGGCAATCTCAAATGCAAACAGAGCACATACACCTTTGACCTTGTATTTACTCACTCCATGGAAATATCTATCCTGAGTAAAGATAAAACGATCTATTGCCTGATCCTTACGAGACCAGAACAAGTTACAACTAAGGTGCAACCAATTTTCTCTGCCATTAAAGACTCTGTTGTAATCAAATAA
- a CDS encoding DNA topoisomerase 3: MIAHSTTIFALCGLKLSLHNNDLYKGARLIVVLAEKPSVARDIASVVGANTKRDGYFEGNGYAVTYAFGHLVTLAEPEDMNPAWGKPWRIQQLPMIPSDWKYRVVEKSASQFNVIKKLFCDPATTSIICATDAGREGEHIFRLIYKLSGSSHKVERLWISSLTAEAIKDGLKKLKAASEFDNLAYAAASRAHADWVVGLNFTRAYTTMNNQLCTIGRVQTPTLALIVDRQTAIDNFKSTPFYEILVNFEPGFLARYITPGEEPQTRLSDRAVAQSIYAAIKPAPSGVVQSVITQEKKTKAPALYDLLTLQKDANKRFGYTAQETLNIAQSLYEEYKLISYPRTESRHLSNDMVAELPRVLSMLLKSSLASQKVKDAFAKESIVPGAITASLIKPKLSKSYVDDAKLTDHHAIIPTHNPMPASLPDKQKNVYQLVATRFLSIFLPPEVRDETTVIIAIAEHSVRARGIVIKDPGWTILEPKAKEAEKKGKDKDAAEETQQLPPLQKGDTVIKQKAELKEKKTNPPKPYDDATLLTAMKNAGQELDDEDLASYMKQKGLGTPATRAAIIERLLQTGYLERNKKALSPTEKGKALITQVHSDLKDIALTASWEQRLADMQDGKLLMASFEEDIASFVRRILPDVTEAGPVLPPKVGSGIGICPQCQKGVVRQTPKGAGCNRWKEGCTFSIWREQRGKSLTDNQIKELVENRQTKVIKGFKKKDSNETYDARLVLNDDFKVVLEGSAALAGDAASVLGICPQCQAGTVKPTPKGAGCSRWREGCKFSIWREVNGKQLTDEQMKALVENKGTEIIKGFQKKSGTGTYDARLVLNEEFKVRLEFASAMPVGVGATKNSTSETENRTPPTES; this comes from the coding sequence ATGATCGCTCATTCCACAACAATTTTTGCCCTTTGTGGTTTAAAGTTGTCATTGCACAATAATGACTTATATAAAGGTGCTCGATTGATAGTCGTCCTTGCCGAAAAACCTTCTGTGGCTCGCGATATCGCTTCCGTGGTGGGGGCAAATACCAAGCGCGATGGTTATTTTGAGGGTAACGGCTATGCCGTCACTTATGCTTTTGGGCACCTTGTCACTTTAGCCGAGCCTGAGGATATGAATCCCGCCTGGGGTAAGCCATGGCGCATACAACAATTGCCCATGATTCCCAGTGATTGGAAATATCGGGTAGTCGAAAAGTCTGCTTCTCAGTTTAATGTCATTAAAAAGCTCTTTTGCGATCCTGCTACCACTTCAATTATTTGCGCGACAGACGCCGGGCGTGAAGGCGAACATATATTCAGGCTGATCTATAAGCTCAGTGGCTCCAGTCATAAAGTCGAGCGGCTCTGGATTAGTTCTTTGACTGCTGAAGCAATTAAAGATGGATTGAAGAAATTAAAAGCAGCAAGCGAGTTTGACAATTTGGCTTATGCTGCTGCTTCTCGTGCGCACGCCGACTGGGTTGTGGGACTCAATTTTACGCGTGCTTACACGACGATGAATAATCAGCTCTGCACTATTGGCCGTGTGCAGACTCCGACTCTTGCTCTGATAGTGGACAGGCAGACGGCCATCGATAATTTTAAATCAACACCCTTTTACGAGATCCTGGTCAATTTTGAGCCGGGCTTTTTGGCTCGCTACATCACACCGGGAGAAGAGCCTCAGACTCGTTTATCCGATAGAGCTGTGGCTCAGTCTATTTATGCTGCAATTAAGCCTGCGCCATCAGGGGTGGTGCAGTCTGTCATTACGCAAGAAAAGAAAACTAAGGCACCAGCGCTCTACGACTTGCTTACTTTGCAAAAGGACGCTAACAAACGCTTTGGCTATACTGCGCAAGAAACACTCAATATTGCTCAGAGTCTTTACGAAGAATACAAACTAATAAGCTATCCCCGTACAGAATCCAGGCATCTCTCTAATGATATGGTGGCAGAGTTGCCCCGAGTGCTCTCGATGCTGCTCAAGTCAAGCCTGGCTAGTCAAAAAGTCAAAGACGCTTTTGCCAAAGAATCAATTGTGCCAGGAGCTATAACTGCCAGTTTAATTAAGCCAAAGCTCAGTAAGTCCTATGTCGATGACGCCAAGTTGACCGATCACCATGCCATTATTCCAACTCATAATCCGATGCCAGCGAGTTTGCCGGACAAACAAAAAAATGTCTATCAATTAGTCGCGACGAGATTTCTCAGTATATTTTTGCCACCCGAAGTGCGGGATGAGACCACTGTGATCATCGCTATCGCTGAGCACAGTGTAAGGGCTCGCGGCATCGTGATTAAGGATCCCGGCTGGACCATACTGGAGCCCAAGGCAAAAGAAGCCGAGAAGAAAGGCAAAGATAAAGATGCTGCCGAAGAGACGCAACAGCTGCCGCCTTTGCAAAAGGGCGACACTGTAATCAAACAAAAAGCTGAGCTAAAAGAAAAAAAGACCAACCCGCCCAAGCCTTATGATGACGCCACTCTGCTCACTGCTATGAAAAACGCCGGTCAGGAGTTGGACGACGAAGACCTGGCCAGTTATATGAAACAGAAAGGTCTTGGTACCCCGGCTACTCGTGCGGCTATTATTGAGCGGCTTTTGCAGACTGGATATCTGGAGCGCAACAAAAAAGCGCTCAGCCCCACTGAGAAGGGTAAGGCTCTAATAACTCAAGTCCATAGCGATCTCAAAGATATCGCCCTGACTGCTAGTTGGGAACAGCGTCTGGCTGATATGCAGGACGGCAAGCTCTTAATGGCCTCCTTTGAGGAAGACATCGCTAGTTTTGTCCGTCGTATTTTGCCTGATGTGACCGAGGCTGGTCCGGTGTTGCCACCAAAAGTGGGCTCCGGCATTGGTATTTGTCCGCAGTGTCAAAAGGGTGTGGTCAGGCAAACACCTAAAGGTGCTGGCTGTAACCGCTGGAAAGAAGGCTGCACTTTTAGTATCTGGAGAGAGCAGCGCGGCAAGTCACTGACTGATAATCAAATTAAAGAGCTGGTCGAGAATCGCCAGACTAAAGTAATCAAAGGCTTCAAAAAGAAAGACAGCAATGAGACATATGATGCTCGTCTGGTATTAAATGATGACTTTAAAGTTGTGCTGGAAGGCTCTGCTGCTCTTGCCGGGGACGCTGCCAGCGTGCTGGGAATTTGTCCTCAATGCCAGGCCGGAACAGTTAAACCAACTCCTAAAGGAGCAGGCTGCAGCCGCTGGAGAGAGGGCTGTAAGTTTAGTATCTGGCGCGAAGTTAACGGCAAACAGTTGACCGACGAGCAGATGAAAGCTCTTGTCGAAAACAAAGGCACCGAGATTATCAAAGGCTTCCAAAAAAAATCTGGCACCGGTACATATGATGCCAGGCTGGTCTTAAACGAAGAGTTTAAGGTGCGCCTGGAGTTTGCTAGTGCGATGCCTGTCGGTGTTGGAGCAACAAAAAACAGTACCTCTGAGACTGAAAATCGGACGCCGCCAACTGAAAGCTAG
- a CDS encoding 3-hydroxyacyl-CoA dehydrogenase — protein MRVQRAAVVGAGAMGSGIACVLSQCGIEVLLKDVEQQAVERGVANIKRMYDSRVKKGSMTQEEADKHFLLVKGTTSYDDFKNVDLVIEAAFEEISVKLDIFKTLDEICPARAILATNTSALSVSEIAAATSRPQKVLGMHFFNPAQFMKLVEVIPGVKTSPETIKAALTLCQDMQKTPVRVEECPGFLVNRVLFTYMNEALYALQEGVATPEEIDAKVVEFGLPMGPFALFDMTGIDVCAHVTEFLYSQYGPRFKPASLLAKLVKEKQLGQKTGAGFYVHDKDAPKGQAKTVNPKLAAMISEIQKSEPAKASGFDVHRVILPMLNEAVYCLQEGVVEVSDIDLAMQNGCGFKRGIVALAKEKGLPWCLNELKAMQAHGEERFRPSWLMQKLVGAGVKDLHELDKKPVGVA, from the coding sequence ATGAGAGTGCAGCGTGCAGCAGTCGTCGGAGCCGGAGCTATGGGCAGCGGAATAGCCTGTGTGCTCAGCCAGTGCGGCATTGAAGTCTTATTAAAAGATGTCGAGCAGCAAGCAGTAGAGCGCGGCGTCGCCAACATAAAAAGGATGTATGACTCTCGCGTCAAAAAAGGTTCAATGACCCAGGAAGAGGCAGACAAGCACTTCCTTCTTGTCAAAGGGACCACCTCTTACGATGATTTCAAGAATGTCGACCTGGTTATCGAAGCAGCCTTCGAAGAAATTTCAGTCAAACTTGATATCTTCAAAACTCTGGATGAAATTTGCCCGGCTCGCGCCATATTGGCCACCAACACATCTGCCCTTTCTGTTTCTGAAATTGCAGCTGCCACAAGCCGCCCGCAAAAAGTTCTGGGCATGCACTTCTTTAACCCAGCCCAGTTTATGAAACTGGTGGAAGTAATTCCTGGTGTCAAGACCAGCCCTGAGACAATCAAAGCGGCCCTGACCTTATGTCAGGACATGCAAAAAACACCAGTACGTGTTGAAGAATGTCCCGGATTTCTCGTCAACCGCGTCCTCTTTACTTATATGAATGAAGCGCTATACGCTCTGCAGGAGGGAGTAGCTACCCCCGAAGAAATCGACGCCAAGGTAGTTGAATTTGGTCTGCCCATGGGCCCATTTGCTCTCTTTGACATGACAGGCATTGATGTTTGCGCTCATGTCACCGAGTTTTTGTATAGTCAATATGGACCAAGATTTAAACCAGCCAGCTTGCTTGCCAAACTAGTCAAAGAAAAACAACTCGGTCAAAAGACCGGCGCTGGATTTTATGTCCATGACAAAGACGCTCCTAAGGGACAGGCAAAAACAGTCAATCCCAAACTGGCAGCAATGATTAGCGAAATCCAAAAAAGCGAACCAGCTAAAGCCAGTGGCTTTGATGTCCACAGAGTGATTTTGCCTATGCTCAACGAAGCAGTCTACTGTTTGCAAGAAGGTGTGGTGGAAGTCTCCGATATCGATCTTGCCATGCAAAATGGTTGCGGCTTTAAGCGCGGCATCGTGGCACTAGCCAAAGAAAAAGGTCTGCCCTGGTGCCTGAACGAGCTTAAAGCGATGCAAGCCCATGGCGAAGAGAGATTTAGACCATCATGGTTGATGCAAAAGCTAGTTGGTGCTGGTGTCAAAGATCTGCATGAACTGGATAAGAAACCGGTGGGCGTAGCCTAA
- a CDS encoding MFS transporter, which yields MVATLGTPKTLTPSKAAPKSAGWHALTATFIGEGFDAMDASIYFIAMFPALSELLHTKDAATVGWHGSIILAIFMLGWSLGSIASGWAADRFGRVKTMIWTIILYAVATALCATAQSWWDFGIYRFFVGLGIGGEIAVGGVVLAEAWTGPRRRWALAVMQTSFGAGCLLCSLCNLSTGSLGWRWLFLMGLAPAFTTLYMRLKLSESTSFKELHAKRRELTTKVKEALTNAERDTLKNPLLVAFNEQNRVNTIVCTVGAGAAIIGYWACLSWMSPWINQLTGTEAVNERSAASFYMGIGGILGTLFTPLLIKWLGFRRSMQLGFIASFLPTILMYLTVKSYTPDLNIWALVIGFGAYSPFLVVTIYSLEIFATNVLGSVSGIMWSGGRILAAIAGLFTGPIILFFHGSYAYAAATISLVYLTGIVAAHFVKEPAKAFVESID from the coding sequence ATGGTCGCAACCTTAGGCACGCCCAAAACACTGACTCCATCAAAAGCCGCGCCAAAATCTGCCGGCTGGCATGCACTGACTGCCACCTTTATAGGTGAAGGCTTTGATGCCATGGACGCCAGCATTTATTTCATTGCAATGTTTCCGGCACTGTCAGAGTTGCTCCATACCAAAGACGCAGCAACAGTAGGTTGGCACGGCTCAATCATATTGGCAATATTTATGCTGGGCTGGTCACTTGGCTCGATTGCATCGGGCTGGGCGGCTGACCGTTTTGGACGTGTCAAGACAATGATCTGGACGATCATCCTCTATGCGGTGGCCACCGCACTATGTGCCACAGCACAAAGCTGGTGGGACTTTGGCATTTACAGGTTTTTTGTAGGGCTGGGCATTGGTGGCGAAATAGCTGTCGGTGGCGTAGTCCTGGCCGAAGCATGGACCGGTCCCAGAAGACGCTGGGCTCTGGCTGTCATGCAAACTAGTTTTGGTGCAGGTTGTCTGCTTTGTAGTTTATGCAATTTGAGTACTGGCTCTCTTGGCTGGCGTTGGCTATTTTTAATGGGTCTGGCTCCTGCATTTACGACACTCTACATGCGCCTCAAGCTATCCGAGTCAACATCATTTAAGGAGCTGCACGCAAAGCGCCGCGAGCTGACAACCAAAGTAAAAGAAGCTCTCACAAACGCCGAAAGGGATACGCTCAAAAATCCACTGCTTGTAGCTTTTAACGAACAAAATAGAGTCAATACAATTGTCTGCACAGTCGGCGCTGGAGCGGCCATCATAGGCTACTGGGCATGCCTATCCTGGATGTCACCCTGGATCAATCAATTGACAGGCACAGAGGCTGTTAACGAGCGCAGTGCAGCGAGTTTTTATATGGGTATTGGCGGCATCCTCGGCACGCTGTTTACGCCGCTTTTGATCAAATGGCTGGGCTTTAGACGCTCGATGCAGCTTGGCTTTATCGCATCATTTTTGCCGACCATCCTGATGTATTTGACGGTCAAATCGTACACTCCGGATCTCAATATCTGGGCCCTGGTGATTGGCTTTGGCGCCTACAGTCCGTTTCTTGTAGTGACCATCTATTCACTAGAGATTTTTGCTACCAATGTACTGGGCTCGGTCTCTGGCATTATGTGGAGTGGAGGGCGCATTTTAGCGGCTATAGCTGGGCTTTTTACAGGACCAATAATCCTCTTTTTTCACGGCTCCTATGCATATGCGGCCGCTACAATTTCGCTGGTTTATCTCACCGGTATCGTGGCTGCACATTTTGTCAAAGAGCCAGCCAAAGCCTTTGTTGAGAGTATTGACTGA